One part of the Bacteroidia bacterium genome encodes these proteins:
- a CDS encoding aldehyde dehydrogenase codes for MKSISNYINGELISPIQGKYLDLFDPSCGEVYARVPNSDISDVEKALEAAEAAFPAWSGSSNDERSRVLYRIAELIEEKLDQLAKAESLDNGKPIWLAKKVDIPRASSNFRFFAQAITQFSTHSHEMSDAINYTLRQALGVVATISPWNLPLYLFTWKIAPALAAGNTVIAKPSEVTPMSAYLLSEICIEAGLPKGVLNIVHGDGPRVGAELSKHPRIKAISFTGSTAVGAEIAKVCAPAFKKVSLEMGGKNPNLIFADCNYEKMLDTTIRSSFANQGQICLCGSRILVEKSIYERFKKDFVERTKALKVGHPSDDSSNLGALVSKVHYEKVLSYIRLAKEEGGKILAGGEAVFPEAYEKGWYISPTIIEGLPQDCRTNQEEIFGPVVTIMPFETEEEALLYANSTEYGLSCTIWTENLSRAHRIAKNIHAGIVWINCWLLRDLRTPFGGVKNSGIGREGGFEALRFFTEPKNVCIQF; via the coding sequence ATGAAATCAATCAGTAACTACATAAACGGAGAACTAATTTCTCCCATACAAGGAAAATACCTGGATCTTTTCGATCCTTCTTGTGGAGAGGTATATGCCCGGGTTCCAAATTCAGATATATCCGATGTAGAGAAAGCCCTAGAAGCTGCTGAAGCAGCTTTCCCAGCCTGGTCAGGAAGTTCAAATGATGAAAGAAGTCGAGTCCTCTACAGAATTGCTGAACTGATTGAGGAAAAGCTTGACCAACTGGCAAAAGCAGAATCATTAGACAATGGAAAACCCATCTGGCTTGCAAAGAAAGTGGACATTCCTCGTGCCTCCTCTAACTTCCGTTTCTTCGCCCAGGCCATCACGCAGTTTTCCACTCATTCCCATGAAATGAGCGATGCCATCAACTATACCCTGCGTCAGGCGTTGGGAGTAGTTGCTACCATATCTCCCTGGAATTTACCCCTCTATCTCTTTACCTGGAAAATAGCGCCGGCTCTGGCAGCAGGAAATACTGTGATTGCTAAACCTTCAGAGGTAACTCCCATGTCTGCTTATTTGCTCTCTGAAATTTGCATAGAAGCCGGTCTCCCAAAAGGAGTGCTCAATATCGTGCATGGAGACGGCCCCCGTGTAGGCGCAGAACTCAGCAAACATCCCAGGATCAAAGCCATTTCCTTTACCGGTAGTACAGCTGTAGGAGCAGAAATTGCGAAAGTATGTGCTCCGGCTTTTAAGAAGGTCTCACTCGAAATGGGAGGAAAGAACCCCAACCTCATTTTTGCTGATTGTAATTATGAAAAGATGCTGGATACGACTATTCGATCTTCTTTTGCCAATCAGGGGCAGATTTGTCTGTGTGGATCGAGGATACTGGTTGAAAAGTCGATATACGAAAGATTCAAAAAGGATTTTGTCGAACGCACTAAAGCACTGAAAGTGGGACATCCCTCGGATGATTCTTCTAATTTAGGAGCCCTTGTATCAAAAGTACATTATGAGAAAGTGCTTTCGTACATTCGGCTGGCCAAGGAAGAAGGAGGAAAAATTTTGGCCGGAGGAGAAGCAGTCTTCCCGGAAGCTTATGAAAAGGGATGGTATATTTCCCCGACTATCATCGAAGGATTGCCCCAGGATTGCCGTACGAATCAGGAAGAAATTTTTGGACCGGTAGTTACTATCATGCCTTTCGAGACCGAAGAAGAAGCCCTGCTTTATGCCAATAGCACAGAATATGGCTTATCCTGTACCATCTGGACAGAAAATCTCAGCCGAGCTCATCGCATTGCCAAAAACATACATGCCGGTATCGTCTGGATCAATTGCTGGCTGCTGCGGGACTTGAGGACTCCCTTTGGGGGAGTAAAGAATTCTGGTATAGGTCGCGAAGGAGGATTTGAAGCCCTCCGATTTTTCACCGAACCCAAAAATGTATGTATACAGTTTTAA
- a CDS encoding RidA family protein: MSGKVLKDKAQPLGNYPHVKRVGDFLYVSGTSSRRKDNTHVGAVQDEAGNWQLDIRAQTKAVIENIGEVLKSEGADLSHLIDITSFLVDMEDFKGYNEVYGSFFDHETGPARTTVAVHQLPHPNLLIEIKAVAYLPSNQNVIWNPGK; this comes from the coding sequence ATGAGTGGAAAAGTACTCAAAGACAAAGCCCAGCCCTTAGGCAATTATCCTCATGTAAAACGTGTAGGAGACTTCCTCTATGTATCTGGAACCAGTAGCCGCCGCAAAGACAATACCCATGTTGGCGCCGTGCAAGATGAAGCTGGGAATTGGCAATTGGACATACGCGCCCAAACCAAAGCTGTGATAGAAAACATCGGAGAGGTACTCAAAAGCGAAGGAGCCGATCTAAGCCATCTTATAGATATAACCAGTTTCCTGGTCGATATGGAAGATTTCAAAGGCTATAATGAAGTGTATGGAAGCTTCTTCGATCATGAGACAGGCCCGGCAAGAACTACTGTAGCCGTTCACCAGCTCCCCCACCCCAATCTACTGATTGAAATAAAGGCAGTTGCATATTTGCCTTCGAACCAAAACGTAATCTGGAATCCGGGGAAGTAA
- a CDS encoding cyclase family protein, translating to MRIQLTHAGENYEADLNQPLDISIPLGQVKCFFADDFKISPVMAIDFVGSVKMGSPVNFFDVEMNPHGNGTHTECLGHITLKHQSLNDQLKQFHFFANVLSISLEEKEGGDRVITKEKLQAALPERIEEAIIIRTLPNSEEKLNKNYSGKNPPYLHHEAMKFLVENKVKHLLIDLPSVDRESDEGKLLSHHVFWKVFHREALDDSRADCTITELIYVPDEIEDGLYLLNLQFPSMPLDAAPSKPVLYKLNKKS from the coding sequence ATGAGAATTCAATTGACACATGCAGGCGAAAATTATGAGGCTGATCTTAATCAGCCCCTGGATATCTCGATTCCATTAGGGCAAGTAAAATGTTTTTTTGCTGACGATTTTAAAATCAGTCCGGTTATGGCGATTGATTTTGTGGGTTCGGTAAAAATGGGATCTCCGGTAAACTTTTTCGATGTGGAAATGAATCCTCATGGAAATGGGACACATACCGAATGTCTCGGCCACATTACGCTCAAGCATCAATCCCTCAATGACCAACTGAAACAATTTCATTTCTTTGCGAATGTGCTCAGCATTTCCCTTGAAGAAAAAGAAGGGGGAGATCGAGTAATTACGAAAGAGAAGCTTCAGGCGGCTTTGCCTGAAAGAATAGAGGAAGCCATTATCATCAGAACCTTGCCCAATTCTGAGGAAAAACTGAACAAAAATTATTCGGGCAAAAATCCTCCGTATTTGCACCACGAAGCCATGAAGTTTTTGGTGGAAAATAAAGTCAAACATTTATTGATTGATCTTCCTTCTGTAGATAGAGAAAGTGATGAGGGCAAACTCTTGTCTCATCATGTATTTTGGAAAGTATTTCATCGCGAGGCCCTGGACGATTCACGGGCAGATTGTACCATTACAGAACTGATCTATGTTCCGGATGAAATCGAAGATGGGCTCTATCTGCTAAACCTGCAATTTCCATCCATGCCCCTGGATGCAGCTCCAAGCAAACCCGTCCTTTACAAACTCAATAAGAAGTCCTAA
- a CDS encoding alkaline phosphatase D family protein, whose translation MKRSTFIKSSFVLGTGISLIGCLNEESYTGPGESNWHAGDLAHILPTLNHNRMLISTSFKRVVKTPILKVGNMSFEGQMRDSKGLFWAFDCQGLEAERTYELQIFEQGLALCDSWPLKTFPKTDADPDHLRLMIYSCAGGHPKVQDMLPVPDEEKESPDHFARKRVELLHRGLSLKPDALIIIGDTVYWDLNGNGKKRLGTMQDPRAIELAGKFDESLPILGTENEEVLKKVVSPQIIDLYGTACRSTPIFIFNDDHDYFENDEANDAIITFPPKAFQLALGRMVQQMYFPEFLPDENRPLDLPGSGAKDRVEASSEAFGTLRYGKLAELLMYDCRRFVDLNGTKAIFIPEAAENWLIKRTQSQDIKHCIHVPSTPYGWSAGKWLEWYPDILGQDGVLHDDLPKFMWKRGWQNQHNRILSAMHEAKFRSPVTISGDLHTFASGRMYRNGDLDFESNPIHALIAGALGCTVFPSTFRKIKASTPNSIHMEEDFENVEENGFSIVDIDSRKVQVNMYKYLWSRDDLDEIKELEAFQKLST comes from the coding sequence ATGAAGAGAAGCACTTTTATCAAATCCAGCTTCGTCCTAGGAACAGGAATTTCCCTGATCGGTTGCCTGAATGAGGAGAGCTATACAGGCCCAGGTGAAAGCAATTGGCATGCGGGAGATCTTGCGCACATTCTCCCTACCCTCAACCACAATCGAATGCTTATCTCTACCTCTTTCAAGAGAGTAGTAAAGACCCCCATATTGAAGGTCGGAAATATGTCATTCGAAGGTCAAATGAGGGATAGCAAAGGCCTGTTTTGGGCCTTTGATTGTCAGGGACTGGAAGCAGAAAGGACTTATGAGTTACAGATATTCGAACAGGGGCTGGCCCTTTGTGATAGTTGGCCCTTGAAAACCTTTCCCAAAACAGATGCCGATCCAGATCACTTGCGATTGATGATCTATTCCTGTGCTGGAGGCCATCCCAAAGTTCAGGATATGCTTCCGGTTCCTGATGAGGAAAAGGAATCTCCCGATCATTTCGCCCGAAAAAGAGTCGAACTCCTCCATCGAGGCCTGAGTTTGAAACCGGATGCCCTGATCATTATTGGAGATACCGTCTATTGGGATTTGAATGGCAATGGAAAGAAACGATTAGGCACTATGCAGGACCCAAGAGCCATTGAGCTTGCGGGCAAATTTGATGAGAGCCTTCCAATCCTGGGAACGGAGAATGAGGAGGTATTGAAAAAAGTAGTTAGTCCCCAAATCATTGATCTTTATGGAACGGCTTGCCGATCTACGCCTATATTTATTTTCAATGATGATCACGATTATTTTGAAAATGATGAAGCCAATGATGCCATCATAACTTTTCCTCCAAAAGCTTTCCAATTGGCCCTTGGAAGGATGGTTCAGCAAATGTATTTCCCCGAGTTTTTGCCGGATGAAAATCGTCCCTTGGACTTGCCGGGTTCAGGAGCCAAAGATCGCGTGGAAGCGAGTTCAGAAGCTTTTGGAACCCTCCGATATGGAAAACTGGCAGAACTCTTGATGTATGATTGCCGAAGATTTGTAGACCTAAACGGAACAAAAGCTATTTTCATTCCCGAAGCTGCAGAAAACTGGCTAATCAAAAGAACCCAATCCCAGGACATCAAACATTGCATACATGTGCCTTCCACACCCTATGGATGGTCAGCAGGAAAATGGCTGGAATGGTATCCGGATATACTTGGGCAGGATGGAGTTCTTCATGATGATTTACCCAAATTTATGTGGAAAAGAGGATGGCAGAATCAGCACAATCGCATACTTTCAGCTATGCATGAAGCCAAATTCAGAAGCCCCGTAACGATCAGTGGGGATCTGCACACTTTCGCATCTGGCAGAATGTACAGAAATGGAGATCTTGACTTCGAAAGCAATCCCATACACGCCCTTATTGCAGGCGCTTTAGGTTGTACCGTCTTTCCCTCTACCTTCCGAAAAATCAAAGCCTCCACCCCAAATTCGATCCACATGGAAGAAGACTTTGAGAATGTCGAGGAAAACGGATTCTCTATTGTAGATATCGACAGCCGGAAAGTCCAGGTGAATATGTATAAATATCTTTGGAGCAGGGATGATCTGGATGAAATTAAGGAACTGGAGGCTTTCCAAAAGCTTTCAACTTAA
- a CDS encoding 3-hydroxyanthranilate 3,4-dioxygenase has product MAKLAPAINFKAWIEDNRHLLKPPVGNKAIYNEDYIVMVVGGPNSRKDYHLNQTPEFFYQVEGDIILKVIEEGEARDIHIREGEVFYLPPNIPHSPQRGPNTVGLVIEQKREEDMEDGLAWFCENCHNKLYEEPFMLKNIETDMPVLFDKYYSNEGLRTCDSCGAKMEPPK; this is encoded by the coding sequence ATGGCAAAATTAGCTCCGGCAATCAATTTCAAAGCTTGGATAGAGGATAACAGACATCTTCTCAAACCACCCGTTGGAAACAAAGCCATCTACAATGAAGATTACATTGTGATGGTAGTCGGTGGTCCCAATTCTCGCAAAGACTATCACCTGAATCAAACGCCTGAGTTCTTTTACCAGGTAGAAGGAGATATTATTCTAAAGGTTATTGAAGAAGGAGAAGCCAGAGATATTCATATCCGCGAAGGAGAAGTCTTTTATTTACCCCCCAATATCCCTCACTCTCCACAAAGAGGTCCCAATACAGTAGGGCTGGTAATAGAGCAAAAAAGAGAAGAAGATATGGAAGATGGCCTTGCATGGTTTTGTGAAAACTGCCACAACAAACTCTACGAGGAACCCTTTATGCTAAAAAATATTGAGACGGATATGCCTGTCTTATTTGACAAGTATTACTCCAATGAAGGTTTGCGAACCTGTGATTCATGCGGTGCAAAAATGGAACCGCCCAAATAG
- a CDS encoding NAD(P)/FAD-dependent oxidoreductase, which produces MNKEKIIIVGAGLCGSLLAIRMAQRGYKVALYEKRTDMRGEVLDAGRSINLALSNRGLMALDSANLKESILETCIPMKGRMIHPVEGAPFLSPYSGRSADYINSVSRPGLNIALLNEAEGYENIELHFDAKVLNIDLREARISYRSAEGTKEDQGAIVIGTDGAGSIVRRSMMGHTTELLFNYSQDFLRHGYKELSIHPDASGSWKIEKEALHIWPRGSFMIIALPNLDGSFTLTMFHPFDTEIGFNGLDTSEKLEAFFHEYYPSLLPYIPHYQEEFAENPVGTLGTIKCYPWQAFGKGLIMGDASHAIVPFYGQGMNASLEDVRVFDEILEKEGANWEKVFTTFQDKRKKNTDAIADLAIDNFYEMRDHVDDLNFMRKRKIEMQLEQEFPDYYSKYSLVTFQPELPYEKAMIRGRKQDQLLLDLCSQDDFDQIPLEVYHRKLMSING; this is translated from the coding sequence ATGAATAAAGAAAAAATCATCATAGTTGGAGCAGGGCTCTGTGGAAGTTTACTAGCCATAAGAATGGCACAAAGAGGGTATAAAGTCGCCCTTTATGAGAAAAGAACGGATATGCGGGGAGAGGTGCTGGATGCCGGCAGGTCCATAAATCTGGCCTTGTCTAATCGCGGTCTGATGGCCCTGGATTCAGCTAATTTAAAGGAAAGCATCCTCGAGACCTGCATCCCTATGAAAGGACGAATGATTCATCCCGTAGAGGGAGCACCTTTTCTTTCGCCCTATAGTGGAAGATCGGCTGATTATATCAATTCGGTATCTCGTCCAGGTTTAAATATTGCCTTGCTCAATGAAGCAGAAGGCTATGAAAATATAGAACTTCATTTTGACGCCAAAGTACTCAACATAGACTTGAGAGAAGCTCGCATTTCCTATCGGAGTGCAGAAGGAACAAAAGAAGATCAGGGAGCCATTGTGATTGGGACAGATGGTGCGGGTTCTATCGTCAGAAGAAGCATGATGGGACATACTACCGAATTGCTATTCAATTATTCACAGGATTTTCTCAGACATGGATACAAGGAATTGAGCATCCATCCCGATGCCAGTGGAAGCTGGAAGATTGAGAAAGAAGCCCTTCATATCTGGCCTAGAGGAAGTTTCATGATCATTGCTTTGCCAAATCTCGACGGCAGCTTTACCCTGACCATGTTTCATCCTTTTGATACTGAAATCGGATTTAACGGATTAGATACAAGCGAAAAACTGGAAGCCTTCTTTCATGAATATTATCCAAGCTTACTCCCCTACATTCCCCACTATCAGGAAGAGTTTGCCGAGAATCCGGTGGGAACCCTTGGAACCATCAAATGCTATCCCTGGCAGGCATTTGGCAAAGGCTTGATCATGGGAGATGCTTCTCATGCCATTGTTCCCTTTTATGGTCAGGGGATGAATGCATCTTTGGAAGATGTGCGGGTGTTTGATGAAATTTTGGAGAAAGAGGGGGCAAACTGGGAAAAAGTATTCACGACTTTCCAGGACAAACGAAAAAAGAATACCGATGCTATTGCAGATTTGGCCATTGACAATTTCTATGAAATGAGAGATCATGTAGATGATTTGAATTTCATGAGAAAGCGGAAGATCGAAATGCAATTAGAGCAGGAATTTCCGGATTACTATTCCAAATATTCCCTGGTAACATTCCAACCCGAGCTGCCTTATGAAAAGGCAATGATACGTGGGAGGAAGCAGGATCAACTTTTATTGGATTTGTGTAGCCAAGACGATTTCGACCAAATTCCTCTCGAAGTTTACCACCGAAAACTAATGAGTATTAACGGATGA
- a CDS encoding amidohydrolase family protein: MNKLRINGHSHLLPYPEQIPSYLKEKEIFWIDEDREYMLQKGWKRPVTDSSFFLNEKLEWMEKNRIDHAVVLNLSQLYGNGLRIRDMKYALRFQNDFNAQVQHDHPTKFTCGFVVHAGFIDGACWEIERCVEELGLKVLCLPTHYMDSIGTWRGIFDKETAPILELANKYKLAIEIHPYDGEKFIQLQNKAWRFHLIWMIAQCADAYHFYTLDGLYDKYPNIRVCFAHGGQLNHLNIGRRTQGFDGRPDLFEGQVRPRKAIGHPNIYFDTLVHDTFSLDLMVRRQKGTDQIILGLDDPYPLGEMESEAQSSYPGKLLDLAVEEGVITQEQHHEIWYDNVVRWLCGDEKDQFLQRVSQNTLQS; this comes from the coding sequence ATGAACAAATTACGCATCAATGGTCACTCCCATCTCCTGCCTTATCCGGAACAAATCCCTTCCTATTTGAAGGAAAAAGAGATTTTCTGGATTGACGAGGACAGAGAATATATGCTTCAAAAAGGCTGGAAACGTCCGGTAACGGATTCCAGTTTCTTTCTCAATGAAAAACTGGAATGGATGGAAAAAAACCGCATAGACCATGCGGTCGTCCTGAACCTTTCCCAATTGTACGGAAATGGGCTTCGCATTCGCGATATGAAATATGCCCTGCGCTTTCAGAATGATTTCAACGCTCAGGTCCAGCATGACCATCCCACAAAATTCACTTGTGGTTTTGTTGTTCATGCAGGTTTCATAGATGGTGCTTGCTGGGAAATTGAGCGATGTGTAGAGGAACTGGGATTAAAAGTCCTTTGCTTGCCCACCCATTATATGGACTCGATTGGAACCTGGAGAGGCATTTTTGATAAGGAAACAGCTCCTATTCTGGAATTGGCAAACAAATACAAACTTGCCATAGAAATTCATCCTTATGATGGAGAAAAGTTCATCCAGCTCCAAAATAAAGCCTGGCGATTCCACCTGATTTGGATGATTGCTCAATGTGCAGATGCCTATCACTTTTATACCCTGGACGGACTTTATGATAAGTATCCCAATATTCGGGTATGTTTCGCCCATGGAGGTCAGTTGAATCACCTCAATATTGGAAGAAGGACGCAGGGATTTGATGGACGTCCAGATTTGTTTGAAGGTCAGGTAAGACCCCGAAAAGCAATCGGACATCCCAATATTTATTTCGACACCCTGGTTCATGATACCTTCTCTTTGGATCTCATGGTTAGACGGCAAAAAGGTACGGACCAGATCATTCTAGGTTTGGATGATCCTTATCCTTTAGGGGAAATGGAAAGTGAAGCTCAATCTTCCTATCCGGGCAAATTGCTGGATCTGGCAGTAGAAGAAGGAGTGATCACCCAGGAACAGCACCATGAAATATGGTATGACAATGTAGTTCGTTGGCTATGTGGAGATGAAAAAGATCAGTTTTTACAAAGGGTTTCACAGAATACATTACAAAGCTAA
- a CDS encoding sulfatase-like hydrolase/transferase has protein sequence MNTSSFAKLCLFLVLSFFIFHSSLLGQNQLSEEQKPNFIFIVVDDMRWDEFSAAGHPYLQTPHIDKLAKEGARFTHAYHVSPLCSPNRASMLSGQYPSTHGIIDNVARNKASHQLNLFAKDLQKAGYTTGHIGKWHMGNDPTARPGYDYWSCLPGQGRTLNPIFYENGAFDTISGYVTDVMTDKALSFIDNHKENPFFLYIGHKAIHPDLRQLDNGKADPNYPARFIPAPRHEGKYAGKNFEKRKNALNDYAAIDSQTVIGGTLVQKTKAENRIGRGDNLMDDFTRQSTIQARSEMLLAVDDGLGKILTYLKDHDLYENTFLVFTSDNGYFYGEHGLSVERRLPYEEAIRTPLLISYPKLIQAGSIIDEFVLSIDYAASFIELAGLPAKASIQGKSLLPLFQKPNEANWRTSFLVEYYSYENPMPWLINTDYKVIRSGDYKYIHWIRHPEKNELYNLADDPFELENLVKQKDKGPLIEELKKELVRLIAKAHAIY, from the coding sequence ATGAATACCTCTTCATTTGCTAAGCTTTGTCTTTTCCTTGTCCTGAGCTTTTTCATTTTTCATAGCTCACTGCTGGGTCAGAACCAACTATCCGAAGAGCAAAAGCCGAATTTTATTTTCATCGTGGTAGATGATATGCGATGGGATGAATTTTCGGCTGCCGGCCATCCCTATCTGCAAACCCCTCACATTGACAAACTAGCTAAAGAAGGCGCAAGATTTACCCATGCCTATCACGTTTCACCTTTATGCTCCCCCAATCGGGCGAGTATGCTTAGCGGACAATATCCCTCCACCCATGGGATCATAGACAACGTGGCCCGAAACAAGGCAAGTCACCAACTCAACTTATTTGCTAAAGATTTACAAAAGGCAGGATATACCACCGGTCATATAGGAAAGTGGCATATGGGAAATGATCCGACTGCCAGACCGGGATATGATTATTGGTCCTGCCTTCCAGGTCAGGGCAGAACACTGAATCCCATTTTTTATGAAAATGGGGCATTTGATACGATAAGTGGATATGTCACAGATGTAATGACAGATAAGGCCCTTTCCTTTATAGACAATCATAAGGAAAATCCCTTCTTTTTGTACATCGGCCACAAAGCTATACATCCCGATTTGAGGCAGCTCGACAATGGCAAAGCCGACCCAAATTATCCGGCAAGGTTTATTCCCGCTCCGAGACATGAAGGGAAATACGCAGGTAAAAATTTTGAAAAGCGAAAAAATGCCTTAAATGATTATGCAGCCATTGATAGTCAAACGGTAATAGGTGGAACGCTGGTCCAAAAGACAAAAGCCGAAAATCGCATTGGAAGAGGGGATAATTTGATGGACGATTTTACGAGACAATCGACAATCCAGGCACGTTCAGAAATGCTCCTGGCAGTGGATGATGGCCTCGGTAAAATCCTGACATACCTCAAGGATCATGATCTTTATGAAAACACCTTCCTGGTATTTACCAGTGATAATGGATATTTTTATGGAGAACATGGATTGAGCGTCGAGCGAAGATTACCCTATGAAGAGGCCATTCGGACGCCTTTACTCATAAGCTATCCCAAACTCATTCAAGCGGGAAGCATCATCGATGAATTTGTCCTTTCGATTGATTATGCAGCCAGTTTTATAGAACTGGCAGGTCTGCCTGCAAAAGCTTCTATCCAGGGAAAATCTCTCCTTCCCCTTTTTCAAAAGCCAAATGAAGCAAATTGGAGAACATCCTTTCTGGTTGAATACTATAGCTATGAGAATCCTATGCCCTGGCTGATCAATACTGATTATAAGGTCATACGCTCGGGAGATTATAAATATATTCACTGGATACGGCATCCAGAGAAAAATGAGCTCTACAATCTGGCAGATGATCCGTTTGAATTAGAAAATCTTGTAAAGCAGAAGGATAAAGGGCCTCTTATAGAAGAGCTAAAAAAAGAACTCGTCAGACTCATTGCAAAAGCACATGCTATTTATTAA
- the kynU gene encoding kynureninase, translated as MTVKTHQLELAYARKLDEQDELRSYRSHFHLPLQENGEEYIYFCGNSLGLQAKSTEEALQQELKDWKKLGVEGHFHAKNPWMPYHEFLTAAMAKVVGAKPKEVVVMNTLTVNLHLMMVSFYQVKGKRRKVVIESDAFPSDKYAVESQIRFRGLEPKECLIELKPREGEYCLREEDIQALIQEQGEEISLIMLGNSNYYTGQYFDMKKISEWGHAQGCYVGFDCAHGAGNLPLDLHNSGCDFAVWCNYKYLNSGPGGMGGVFVHERHHHNNSLPRFEGWWGHNKDTRFKMRDAFEPIPSTEAWQLSNPPIMAMAAVWSSLKLFEEVGMDRLRKKAIQLTGYLEYLVKSLGEDVVEIITPADPTQRGSQLSIRVKNATKDLFNIISEKGVIADWREPDVIRVAPTAMYNSYEDVHHFYTILKSAIAERL; from the coding sequence ATGACCGTAAAGACGCATCAATTAGAGCTTGCTTATGCGCGCAAACTGGATGAGCAGGACGAATTAAGGTCCTATAGATCGCACTTTCATTTGCCTCTTCAGGAAAATGGCGAGGAATACATCTATTTCTGCGGAAACTCTCTGGGCCTCCAGGCCAAATCGACAGAAGAAGCTCTCCAGCAGGAGCTCAAGGATTGGAAGAAATTAGGAGTCGAAGGGCATTTTCATGCAAAAAACCCATGGATGCCCTACCATGAATTCCTGACTGCAGCCATGGCTAAAGTTGTAGGCGCAAAGCCCAAAGAAGTGGTGGTCATGAATACCCTTACAGTCAACCTCCACTTGATGATGGTTTCCTTTTATCAGGTCAAAGGAAAGCGGAGAAAAGTAGTCATAGAATCAGATGCTTTTCCCTCAGATAAATATGCCGTCGAATCTCAAATTCGATTTCGTGGACTTGAGCCTAAAGAATGTTTGATTGAACTCAAACCCCGAGAAGGAGAATACTGCCTGAGAGAAGAGGATATTCAAGCTCTGATTCAGGAACAGGGAGAAGAAATTTCTCTCATCATGCTGGGCAATAGTAATTACTATACCGGTCAGTATTTCGACATGAAAAAGATCAGCGAATGGGGACATGCGCAGGGTTGCTATGTTGGCTTTGACTGTGCGCATGGAGCAGGCAATCTTCCTCTGGATCTCCATAATTCCGGCTGCGATTTTGCTGTCTGGTGCAATTATAAATACCTCAATTCGGGTCCCGGAGGTATGGGGGGCGTTTTTGTGCATGAACGACATCATCACAACAATTCTCTTCCTCGCTTTGAAGGATGGTGGGGACACAATAAGGATACTCGTTTCAAAATGAGAGATGCCTTTGAACCCATTCCCAGCACAGAAGCCTGGCAGTTGAGCAATCCTCCTATCATGGCAATGGCTGCCGTTTGGTCTTCTTTGAAACTCTTTGAGGAAGTGGGCATGGATCGCTTGCGGAAAAAAGCCATTCAGCTTACGGGATATCTGGAATACCTGGTAAAATCTTTGGGAGAGGATGTCGTGGAAATCATTACTCCCGCAGATCCTACCCAAAGGGGATCACAACTTTCTATTCGCGTAAAAAATGCTACCAAAGATCTCTTTAACATAATCAGTGAAAAGGGAGTTATTGCTGACTGGAGAGAGCCGGATGTGATTCGTGTGGCTCCTACGGCTATGTACAATTCTTATGAGGATGTACATCATTTTTATACGATATTAAAATCTGCAATTGCTGAGCGTTTGTAA